The following proteins come from a genomic window of Caldisericia bacterium:
- the murD gene encoding UDP-N-acetylmuramoyl-L-alanine--D-glutamate ligase — protein sequence MKYKGKKISIIGIGGTKRSGFYTALLLKKEGAEVFVSEIKKEVEFQKEIEEFDKLGIKYEFGVNSEKILDGDIIVLCPGVPREHQIVQKAKSLGKIITGELELSFEFINGDVVGITGTSGKSTTTALTYELIKRSGVKTHLGGNIGIPLSSLVINEREGIFVLEISAFQLETIKKFRPKIGVFLNFHEDHLDRYKNLGEYFLFKKRIFENQLKTDYAILNYDDEKIRDLSKEINSKVLYFSMKKDVEGIFYEKGKIFLNLDGNKEYVIDREEISLIGDFNTNNIMAATLASYLVTKDLNSIREGLKEFKALPHRLEFVTEINGVKFINDSKSTKPESSKLAISSFPPKKIIIILGGSSKKSDFRELCELVKERAKFAVCIGVTKDEFVKIFNEIDFKDYVIADDLKEAIRVSYSKAERGDIILLSPACASFDMFIDFEDRGEKFKGYVLELKNEKEV from the coding sequence AATATAAAGGAAAGAAGATTTCAATTATTGGAATTGGTGGAACAAAAAGATCAGGTTTCTATACAGCACTTCTTTTAAAAAAAGAAGGAGCAGAGGTATTTGTTAGTGAGATTAAAAAAGAGGTAGAATTTCAAAAAGAGATAGAGGAGTTTGATAAACTTGGAATAAAGTATGAATTTGGAGTAAATAGTGAAAAGATACTTGATGGAGATATTATCGTACTTTGTCCTGGAGTTCCAAGAGAACACCAAATAGTTCAAAAAGCAAAAAGTTTAGGAAAGATCATTACAGGTGAGTTAGAACTCTCTTTTGAATTTATAAATGGTGATGTAGTTGGAATAACTGGTACTTCTGGAAAAAGTACAACAACTGCTTTAACTTATGAATTGATAAAAAGAAGTGGAGTTAAAACTCATCTTGGCGGAAATATTGGAATTCCACTTTCCTCACTTGTAATAAATGAAAGAGAGGGAATTTTTGTTCTTGAAATTTCTGCTTTTCAACTTGAAACAATAAAAAAATTTAGACCAAAAATTGGAGTTTTTTTAAACTTTCATGAGGATCATCTTGATAGATACAAAAATTTGGGTGAATACTTTTTATTTAAAAAAAGAATTTTTGAAAATCAACTTAAAACAGATTATGCAATTTTAAATTATGATGATGAAAAAATAAGAGATTTAAGTAAAGAGATAAATAGTAAGGTTTTATATTTTTCAATGAAAAAAGATGTTGAGGGTATTTTTTATGAGAAAGGAAAAATATTTTTAAATTTAGATGGTAATAAAGAGTATGTTATAGATAGAGAAGAAATATCACTAATTGGTGATTTTAACACAAATAATATAATGGCTGCCACTCTTGCTTCTTATCTTGTTACAAAAGATCTTAATTCAATAAGAGAAGGTTTAAAAGAGTTTAAGGCTCTTCCTCATAGATTAGAGTTTGTTACAGAAATTAATGGAGTAAAGTTCATAAATGATTCAAAATCAACGAAGCCAGAATCAAGTAAACTTGCTATTTCTTCTTTCCCCCCAAAAAAGATAATTATTATTCTCGGTGGTAGTAGTAAAAAGAGTGATTTTAGAGAACTTTGTGAATTAGTAAAAGAAAGAGCAAAATTTGCTGTTTGTATTGGTGTGACAAAAGATGAATTTGTAAAAATTTTCAATGAGATTGATTTTAAAGATTATGTAATTGCTGATGACCTTAAAGAAGCAATAAGAGTTTCTTATTCAAAAGCTGAGAGAGGAGACATAATTCTTCTTTCACCTGCATGTGCAAGTTTTGATATGTTTAT